GAGGCGAGTTCAGCACGCAGAGCCTGTCGGTCATCTCGGGATGGAGCATGGCGAAGGCGTAGGCCGCCGCGCCGCCCCAGTCGTGCCCCACGATGCAGGCGCGCTCGTGGCCCAGGGCGCGAATGATCCCCGCCACATCCTCGACGACGTTGGTGATCCTGTAGGCCTCGATGCCGTCGGGCTTGTCGGAGTCGTTGAATCCGCGCAGGTCCGGTGCCGCAACGTCGAAGCCGGCCGCCGCCAGCGCCGGGATCTGCCGCCGCCACGAGTACCAGAACTCGGGGAAGCCGTGGAGAAGTAGGACGAGTCCCCGCGCCGGGCGTCCTCCGGCCGCCTCCGAAGTCACGACGTGGAAGCGGAGGCCGTTGGCCTCGACGAAGCGGTGCTGCCAAGGCTCGGACCGGGGAATCTTCGGCATGCCCCTTCTACAGTAGCGGCCGAAGCAGGGCAGTTCAAGTTGACACGCGCGGCCCCGGCTCCTAGCATCGGGCACATGCGCGTGGACTTGGCCGCACGGCTTTGGGCCGCACTGCTCTGGACCGCCCTGGTCTGGGTTGTCCTGCTCTGGGCCGCCGCGGCCCTCCCCGCATGGGCGCAGTCGCCGCTCGTCGCCGAGCTTCGCGTCTGGGCGACCCGCTACCACGAGAACCCGCAGAAGATCGACGAGCTCCGGGCCGCCCTCGAACAGGCGGCACAGGTGAACGCCGACCTCGACACGCTGCTGGCCCTCTCGCAGGCCTGCTTCATCTACGGCGACGTACGCGCGAAGACACCGGAGGAGAAGCTCGAGGCCTATGATCGCGGCAGGCAGATGGCCAAGCGTGCCGTCGAGCTCGCGCCGAGGAGCGCCGCGGCCCGCTTCTGGTACGGCACCAACACGGGCCGCTGGGGGCAAACGAAGGGTGTGATGCGCTCGCTCTTCCTCCTGCCCACCGTCAAAGACGCGATGGAGGCGGCGCTCGAGCTCGACCCCGCCTTCGCTCCTGCCTACGCCCTGGGCGGCAACATCTACTATGAGGTCCCGGGCTTCGTCGGCGGGGACCTCGACAGGTCCGAGGCGATGTTCCGCAGGGGCCTCGAGCTCGACCCTCACTATACCAACATGCGCGTAGGCTTGGCCCGCACGCTCTGGAAGAAGCGGCGAACGGCCGACGCCCAGCGGGAGGCCCTGGCCGTACTGGACGAGAAGGCGCCGAGCAATCCCGCCGACTGGACCGTGAAGGACGTTCCGCAGGCCAAGGCGCTCCTCGAGCAGATCAAGGCGCGCTCCTGAGCCGCCGCCGGCCGCGGCTCCAGATCGGCCGCGTCATCCGGACCCTCGGGCGCGCCGCCAAGCGCTGGCGCACAACCACACTAGCTGACGTCGCAGCCCGGCGGCGCGATCCCTTCCACGTGCTGATCGCCTGCCTGCTCTCGCTGCGCACCAAGGACGAGACGACGGGCCCGGCCGCGGCGCGCCTCTTCGCCCTCGCCGGGACGCCCGAGACCATGCTTCGCCTGACGCCTACGCTGATCGAGCGCGCCATCTTCCCCGTCGGCTTCTACCGCACCAAGGCGCGGGTCATCCTCGGCGTCTGCCGTGATCTCCTGTCGCGGTTCGGCGGCCGGGTGCCGGACGAGATCGACGCGCTGCTCACG
This sequence is a window from Candidatus Rokuibacteriota bacterium. Protein-coding genes within it:
- a CDS encoding TRAP transporter TatT component family protein; translation: MRVDLAARLWAALLWTALVWVVLLWAAAALPAWAQSPLVAELRVWATRYHENPQKIDELRAALEQAAQVNADLDTLLALSQACFIYGDVRAKTPEEKLEAYDRGRQMAKRAVELAPRSAAARFWYGTNTGRWGQTKGVMRSLFLLPTVKDAMEAALELDPAFAPAYALGGNIYYEVPGFVGGDLDRSEAMFRRGLELDPHYTNMRVGLARTLWKKRRTADAQREALAVLDEKAPSNPADWTVKDVPQAKALLEQIKARS
- the nth gene encoding endonuclease III; translated protein: MRTLGRAAKRWRTTTLADVAARRRDPFHVLIACLLSLRTKDETTGPAAARLFALAGTPETMLRLTPTLIERAIFPVGFYRTKARVILGVCRDLLSRFGGRVPDEIDALLTLKGVGRKTANLVVTKGFNKPGICVDIHVHRISNRLGYVRTRNPEETEAALRQSLPGRYWIGYNDLLVSFGQNIGQPVSPKCSECPVRAPCARVGVTRSR